In the Lytechinus variegatus isolate NC3 chromosome 17, Lvar_3.0, whole genome shotgun sequence genome, atttattttttctcatttgattacatatgtctgtatttgtactctgttaatggttttgttatctatttttgtggggcccacattgtacaagcattgctttttagtgggtccctccatttccatcttaatttaatttctattgaaaaatagtatacttatttaaaacctccaatgtgttgcccaaatcgtgtaattttttttcacaacataggtattattatttttgtttctttgcaatggatacaaatacttattttttatatatatatggtatacaatttgtttttgtttgatggaagtgaaataaataaaattgaattgaattgaaattgaatactAGTCATGCTAGTAGTGTCCCGATTTTAGCTCTAAATCTCAATTTTTCCCATCGCGCTTAGCGCTCgtattgtttagttatatacctatccagTTCAGGATTACAGAAAATGCATAGAATGCAAATTTTCTTGGTTTGAATGTCAAAAATGATCGGCTCGCACTTCGGCTGACATTACTCGATTGTtgaaaataggcctacatgtatgtatcgtCATGGCTATACTGCAATCAGAACAGGTACCCTTCTATCAGGCTAGCGCTTCAGATTCATGTTCGCAGTAGTTATTAGTTAGATATACGAATCTTGCTCAGGATCAAAACCACTACTcagaacgtttttttttcaggaaaaaaaaaaacatttccaaaaaaatttagctctcGATCGCTTTACGCTCGCACCATTGAATAGGGGATTATAGGATTAAACATTTATGTTgtattataagaataaagctgactgttacaggggccacggaatggttttcaaaggggggatGACCACGCAAAAAATCGTAATCCTAtggtaatttttaatttttacgtttttgtacacggttttggaaaaaaaattggggggggggggtaaattcccaagcccccccccctcccgcttaTAGCGATCGATCGGCgtggaaaatatgggtgaaaaatcccccccccaatattggcgaaagctggatacGTCCCTGCTATCATATTAGCTCGTTCCATTCTAATTTCCTGTTTCCTTATTCCTCATTTCCTTCCCCTTCACGGGATAAATTCCCGTTCCATTTTCCAatctcttatatatatatatatatatatatatatatttaatccCCATCATTTATCAGTATTTCGAGATTTTTCTTTCTCACAGTAGCCTACATCTCTTCATTTTCCTCTTTCCTTCCCTGTCTTCCCACCTTCCTTCTCTCCatgttctttcttttccctttcttgtccattttcttgttttcttctcttcttccttttgtttacctcccttttctttcttttctcccttttccccaTTTCCCTTTCCCAATGCATGCGTTGAAATATGACGTGAAAAACATGAACACAATCATCGTACACCATTATGTCGTACACGCAAAAATGTGTATGTGAATGTTTTGCTCAGCGAGCGTGGCCAATGTCGATCGCAGTGTATTGCAGTGCATGGAGTAGATGTATCCCGCGGTTCAACCAATCTTGCATCTTATCGTACGAGAAAAATTGTAGCCAAAATTTTCACAGAAACATCTCCAATACGTTTTCATAAACATACGTTTACATGAACGTCAAAACAAACTTAGGTAACATGTGAACTACAGGTTGGACGGACAGCGTAAGGGTAAGAAGGTCcacatatttttgttatattctcTATGCTAATCAATCTATTTACAATGTTTCCGTTGCCTGTACTGTGCTCCTCGCCGAACTCGCTGGGGGGAGAAACTCAACGGATGCCTTGCTATAACAAAGATTGACAAGCGTATACACGtatacaccctggcttgggcctttgtcataggaagatgtgaatgtatagtatgcttgtatgttgattctcatttctttttattgttatctaattaaactcatgtgaatctggtatttatattgtggacagatcttgaatccagatatgcacactattcatatctacaatttgcattataggatttgggccctacattgcatccattgttgagctataCATacaggcatgtaggatgtgtgtaaatccatagggcactagacattaggagtaacattagaaatggtcattacataacacatctgtatatttcatgcatttctttgtgataaagtgagtgtacagatgttgaagaaaagccaggaaggtaaattatgTTGTAGTAagtcacccccacccccatacAGGTTCACTACCGACGGGGCTATCAAGAGAGGGCGCTGGACCACTTGGGATACTGGAGCCAGACGAACGTTGTATTTGAAGCTGGAACTGAACGAAGAACACACACCTGAGGAATCTCTACAGATAAACCCAGGTATTTATCTGTTTTACGTTCACTTGGTTTCATATACCACACCTAGTGGTCAAGCTAGGGGCGCGACCGCTACAGTGGCGCTGCGAGCCTGACTGTGCTTGCTTTTGCGGgcattttagaagaaaaataaaaataaaattaatttggGAATAATTGTCTCGCGGCGAGCTAACGGCCCCCTATTGCGCATCGGTTGAGCTGATCCCTATGCCCCGCTGCGTTGGGGGGAAATGGTCGCCGCTCGAGTGAGATTAATCAGTTTTTGCTTGGGCTAATCAGGGCTGATAGGACTAAATTTAAAGTCTTGTCATAATAAGTATATTCTATGAATATTGTCCCTTGTTATATGTTTGCGTTTGTCCTGAATTGAGACGTTGAGTCTTGATTTTGGACATTTTTATGCAAGCATCCCCTCTCTTTTTTGGTCAGGTTTCCGTCGCGGGGACTGATGGTAGTTCCGGTCCCGTGACGGAAAATTCCATTAAAGCAAGGAGAATACACGTGTTGTTGTCTTGTGAGTTTGTTTTTAGTTTGGTGCTTTTATATCTGTTTTCAGTTGTGGACGAGTGCTTTACGTTGATGTGATTGTGTGTTTTGACTGTGATTTCGGTGGTTTCGGTGAATTTTGTGTTGATTTGCGAGTGATTTGTGAGTGCACTTTTTGTTGTTGGGGTGCTTGACGCGGACGGGCACGGGTGATACGGCTGGGCTGGAAAACGGCTCGGAACGGGGATCCACGGAGCGGGGCAGCCGCGTAGGGATATTTTCCGAGTGTACGGCCAGTgccgccgccatcttgttttagAATCGTCGACTCAACGTTGAGCATTTCATTTTTCGAGTGAAAATTTCTGATTTGAGATTGAGAACGATTTTGGCCTTGCGGAAGGTGCTAGAGGCAAGAAATAGGTAGGAAATTGATTGTATTATTTTCCGATTATAATATTATTAGTGCAGTGGTTGTTTTAGCGTGTTGTTTTGCTCCTCGAAGCTGGGTTCATTGTTCGATATATCTAGATTAGATCTAGAACACGGGTAGTCCCGTTCGTTCATTTTCGGGTGGGCTAGGACGTGTGTGTGTGGATATACTGTGTAGGGTGTTTGCGGCGTAGGTGGCGTAGTGTGAGAACCCACCCACTCACTGTAGTGGGgagttcagaaaaaaaaaaaaaaaaaaaatttttggtgAGAGTGTGGGGTGATTCGgcgtgaataaaatattttgtgtgcTGAACTTGAACTGCAGTGTGATAGAACCAGCTTCGAGgattaataaaataaagaggTAAATTAATAATAGACAAGTTAGGCTTAAAggttaatataaatatttttagagctAAAATCATTTTGTTGGCAGTGCTAGTGTAAACTATTAGTAACAACCGGACTAAatttaattaataataaaagCAAGAATTTTATACGATAAATTGGGCTCACATTTGGACCTAATTTTTGGAGATAGCTTTTTGGATAACTTTAGCAGGTTTTTGGTGGGGCCATTACTGTGCCTAACCAGTAACTGTTAAAGGTATATTTTTTGGACTTTTactgtttttataatttttggtGGCTGAAATTAACTGGcttttattaaataaattggGTTTACATTTGGACCGAATTTGTTTAGATAATTTTAGTAGGTTTTAGGTCGGGCTTATTACTGGGCCTAACCATACAAATTAATTAGGGTATACTTTTAGacttttttgtaaattaattGCTAACCGGGAATACAAGAAAGAATTTAAGAAGGTAAATTGGGTTGGATTTAGACCTAGTTTTTTGAATAACTTTGGGATAATTTTAATAGGGTTTTTGTTGGGCTTAGTATTGAGCCTAACTGGACCTAGATAGGGTAACACCAATCAGGGTAAAGACAACATGGACGGGGAAGATAAAATCCCCATTAATGTATGCTCCTTTGAGGAGTTTAGGTCGCTAGGGCTAAGCTCAGCTCTAGCTGGGATAATTCAAGGGATTAGAATGGATCATGGGGAGATAACCCCTGAGCTTTTTGGGTGCAGTCCAGTACTGTGCAATAACCGAGAGCTAGCGGCAAGAGTAGATTTCTCGGGGGGCACCCAGGGGGGAGAAACTAGTATTTTCACTACCCCCAGGGGGCGTCCCACTATGAGCACCCCGTGCAGGGAACCAGACCCGAATGGGGCGGGGCCAGGGGGTGCTTATCCATATGATCATTACCCACCTGCGGCAAGCCAGACTAGTGGGTCCTGGGGCACCAGCCCCTCGCACCTACTACGAGGTGAGCGGGGGCCCGAGCCCCCAAGCAACCGAGGGGCAAGCATGGGGGGTGGTGTAGATCCAAGGGGCAGACCCAGGCACCTCGTAGGCGAAGAGGCTAATGGGACCTATGCCAGAAGATGCGTGCAGGTAAGTGGTGATTCTAGCGAATGGTCCGGGGGAGATGACTTCCCCGCTAGACATCCCTCCCAAGGGGGGAGGCAAGGGGCAGGTATAAGGACCAGGGTAGGAGACGGAAGGGGCTCCTCAGCCCCACCCCCTACCCCAGACTACAGTGCAAGAAAGGTGCGAGCGGGTATTACGCGCCCAGCCCAGTATAGTTCATCCTCGCCGCCTAGTAGTCCGGCGGTGTCACCTGCGAACTCAAATGCTTCCTCAGGGAGGGGGACTGGTAGTGGGTTACCATATTACACGCTGCCAAAGTCCCTCACTTTCGATGGCAAGGGTAACTGGAGGGCTTTCTTCAGGAAATTCACCGCCTTTGCTGATCACCACAACTGGACGGCCACTGAGCGTGTAAGCCAGTTATATTGGGGTCTGAAAGGGAAGGCGGAGGATTATCTGCTGATGGTCTTAGACCAAGAGCCAAATTTGCTTTATGCAGACTTGATATCCAGGCTACAGCACCGGTTCGGGGAGGAAGGACTATCCGAATCCGCGCAGTTAGAATTTGTGGCGGCCAAGCAGGCACCCACCGAATCCCTGTCTGAATGGGCGGACCGGGTACTCCAGTTAGCAATGCGCGCTTTTCCAGGGGTCGATGGCCCCTACCCACATAGACAGGTGGTCCTTCGCCTGTGCCAGGGCGCCCTCAACCGAGAGGCGGGGTGCCATGCACTCACGCGAAATCCATCTACTGTGGATGAGGCGCTTAAACTCATTGAGTGGCATCAGCACGTGTACCGTGCTATGTACGGGCGCCCTAAAGCAGTGTCTCAGGTTAATGGAAGGGAGGTCCGTGAAGTGGAACTGCCCCAAATCTCTAGTAGGCCTGAATGGGAAGCGAATAACGCGGCCCTCGAGCGAAGGATAGCAAACTTGGAGCGCAAGACAGAAGAACGCTTAGGCCACATTGAACAAGACCTGCAGCGTCTGGATGGGTTGGAACAGGACCTCAAGAAGGTCCTGGAGGCTGTTCAGACTAAGCCAAAGCTAGCGTACGAAGGTGGAAGGTCACCTGGTGGTGACCGTTGCTATGAGTGCGGCCAAACTGGTCACTACAAAAATAAGTGTCCCTTGGTCCAAGAGAATAGGGCCAAGGTGCAAGTTTCTTTTGTAGAGGACCAGGAGGGAAACTCCAGCGGGTCGGAGGAGGTGGCCAGCCCCCGGCCCCCAGCGTCAGAGGCCAAATAGAGGAGCCAATGCAGGCAAATAGTTCGGAAGGGCCACCCGAAGGCCCATCCAAAGAAGTTGTAGAGAACACGCGGGAGTGTCTGTTAGTCCCGGAGGATATTATAGCTGGGATAGATGTTTATGTAGAGGGTATAACTGAAGCTGCAGTGGGGGATCCACCTGGTCCCTCGGACACCAAGATACCAGACCGGGGCGGAGCTAGTTTGGAGTCGGTTCCAAAGGCTCGCCCGGGACTTGAGTGTGCCAGCGAGGTTGAGGAGGTAGTGGAATGCACGTTGGCTTCGCGTTCTACTCTCAAGGTCTCAGTTATAGGGGGGCAGCCAGTAAGCGCAGTGGTCGATACCGCAGCCGAGGTGTCCATCATCTCGGATAGGCTCCTGCAGTCACTGGACCCCCAGCCCCCTACACTGAGGGAAGTGGTCCTGCATGCAGCAGAACGGGATATGAAGATGCGGGGGACAATCGTAGGTCCCCTTTCCATAGAGCTTGGGGACCAGATGTTCTCAGAGGAAGTCTATGTAGCTCCTATACGTGATCACATGCTCCAGGGGCTAGGCTTCCTCAGAGAACGCAAGGCTGCCAACCACCTTAAAGATCCTCACATGCAGCTGGGAGGCCAGAGAATCCCACTGTGGTACAGTGATGATCCTGGGCAGCAAATCGCCCAGGTTCATGTGCTTAAACGAGTAATTGTCCCTCCCAATGCAGTCAAGCGGATCACCGGGGTCTTAGATCAACGGTTAGGGGGTTTCATGTTCAATCCACAGGGAGGTTTACAGGTCCTGGTCCCTAGCTCGGTTCACAGGGCTGGGGATACATTGGAGTGTTATGTTATAAACTCCACTGATAGGCACCTTAGGATGACTTGTTCTGAGGTGCTGGGGGAAGCAGAAGAAATAAAGGAGGGGGAGATGGGACCTCCCACTGTGGATAAAGGGGTCCTTCAGCTAAGCGTAGATGAGGGAGGCGAGTTGCCTCCTCACTTGGAAATCTTGATCCTACGGGGGATCACTTGGCAGATTGTCCTGGCGTTCCTGGATGACGTAATTGTCCTAGGAAGGATTTTTGATGATCACTTGGACAACCTGGAAGAAGTTCTAGGTAGGTTTGCTAAGTTCGGGCTCAAATTAAAGCCCAAGAAAAGTGTCACTGGGATTGCGGTTCCCTTGTACCGGATCACGGGCAAGCAGCCGTACTATTCGGGAGCGAAACAGAGGTCCTCTGCGAAGAATAGAAGGCTTTCCAAAGCTGGGCCACATTTGGCGAGATGGTGGAGGATGTCATGCCTCTTGCGGGGCAGGCCGCAAAGGTGGGAATTCCCACTGGGCCAGGCCTGGAAGATTGCCCAGTATTTGTGCTAGTCCAGAAGGGTTCAGCGCATAGGTGGAGCCAGTCCTGTACAAGGCGGTCAGGGTGAGGCCAGTGGGCGTTACCGATGGGCCGCTGCCCATCGACCGGGTATGGGTGGAATGGGAGAAGGGTCCTACCTTTGGGTCAATCAGACTACGTGTCGAGTATTTCTGGGTGCAAGTGTGGGAAAGATTTATAATTCCCTCTAATGTACGTAAAGGGATTACACGAGCATGGTCAAGAGGGAAGGTTTCTCGCTGGTAACTTTAGTGCCGGCAAGGGTAGTCTCTTCAGTAGCTTCACCTATGGGGAGATCAGCTGAGTCGCCTCTTCTTTGTACCTTTCGTGTCCTTTTGtctatgttttctgttgttgtttttgtctATTTAGGCCATGTAGGGAATGCTTCATGGTCCACTTTGGAGGGGAGTGTTTTAAATGGCCCTTTCCATATCATGGCAGCACTGACGCCCTCTTCCTGCACCTGGGGGACCTAGGATGGGCACTGGTGGGCCAGTTTCCCATCCGAACGGGAATGCTACGTTTTGCACAGCCCTGGTATGAGGGTGCTTCACCAAGGGAGGGACAGCGGCAGCTCACTGCTATGGGAAAGCGGAGCTTTCTGGGGAGGGGGGACCCTCCTGGGATATGGGTGTTGGTACgggttttgtatttttatatatatatatatacgtgtaTATATGCAGCTGTTTTTATACGTTTTGTACGGATTTTTTGAAAGAACCTCAGGGAGGTGTGAATATTAAGTTAAAAGTTATTACGGGTTTTAATGTTTTCAGGTTactgttttttgaaaaagtttAAGGTGTTGAGCAAGTTTTTTGCACAGTTGTGCCAAGCGTTTTGGACAGttttttgtatataaaagaacaatttGTTTGATGGCTAATTGTGGAAAAATCATACTTAATCATGGGGGAGTACAATTTTGCACAAGTGGTTTTTACCAAAATTTAAAGGGCCTTGTGCAGTATAGCAAAGGAGGTGCATGTATATGGCAAAGCGTACATGCTGTTGCTAGTAATATACATTTGGATACATTCTGCGGGGTGTTTTTTAAAACGTTTTGGAATTTCTACATGAGCTCGTTTTTGCTTGTGCCCAGCTGGGAAATGAGGTTTCCTGGTTGGAGTGTTTgggagcggaaattttttcctccctctACCTGATGTCTGGTTAAGAAACTCGAGGGACCGAGTTTTATGGAACGGGGGGACTGTTGTAGTAagtcacccccacccccatacAGGTTCACTACCGACGGGGCTATCAAGAGAGGGCGCTGGACCACTTGGGATACTGGAGCCAGACGAACGTTGTATTTGAAGCTGGAACTGAACGAAGAACACACACCTGAGGAATCTCTACAGATAAACACAGGTATTTATCTGTTTTACGTTCACTTGGTTTCATATACCACACCTAGTGGTCAAGCTAGGGGCGCGACCGctacaattaaaaagaaaccttcatgtgccatacaatacaccttgaccatagcctattacatggggaattccttagtggatgaaatacctgcccaactcttcagtagaaGATTGTTTTTActagtagacatgtttcaatcatcaagaggtccaaaaactgaacttcatggctatacaaggctacatagggggtactacaggtaacaagttgttattagtaactaactctgtgtttgtgtacctaggctaggctgtgtaggctgtgcgtgtgtttgtcacTGGGGCaattgcttgcatgttgtcgtgtacgtgttttcgtataccgacgagcacgctgctgtaaatcgtgtattgcacccatcacgagataaagtacacattagataggccttgaatcaattgcgcttgtgaaattggttcatggggaagggaatgagaagagaaaactttagaatttggctgaagagtggtggattcaagagggaggggggggggggtagagaaaagcatagttagtatgtggggggggggtgagaatgagttctactgctatcttgttcaacttttactgacttctagccagactagcccccatccatttagaatacaagccatctaaccccctgtctctttctcttacaccctggcttgggcccttgtcataggaagatgtgaatgtatagtatgcttgtatgttgattctcatttctttttattgttatctaattaaactcatgtgaatctggtatttatattgtggacagatcttgaatccagatatgcacactattcatatctacaatttgcattataggatttggaccctacattgcatccattgttgagctacatataggcatgtaggatgtgtgtaaatccatagggcactagacattaggagtaacattagaaatggtcattacataacacatctgtatatttcatgcatttctttgtgataaagtgagtgtacagatgttgaagaaaagccaggaaggtaaattaaaaagaaaccttcatgtgccatacaatacaccttgaccatagcctattacaaggggaattccttagtggatgaaatacctgcccaactcttcagtagcagattgtttttactagtagacatgtttcaatcatcaagaggtccaaaaactgaacttcatggctatacaaggctacatagggggtactacaggtaacaagttgttattagtaactaactctgtgtttgtgtacctaggctaggctgtgcaggctgtgcgtgtgtttgtcacTGGGGCAATTGCTTGTATGTTGTCGTGTACGTGTTTTCATATACCGACGAGcgcgctgctgtaaatcgtgtattgcacccatcacgagataaagtacacattagataggccttgaatcaattgcgcttgtgaaattggttcatggggaagggaatgagaagagaaaactttagaatttggctgaagagtggtggattcaagagggggggggggggggtagagaaaagcatagttagcttgtggggggggggggggtgagaatgagttctactgctatcttgttcaacttttactgacttctagccagactagcccccatccatttagaatacaagccatctaaccccctgtctctttctcttgggcccttgtcataggaagatgtgaatgtatagtatgcttgtatgttgattctcatttctttttattgttatctaattaaactcatgtgaatctggtatttatattgtggacagatcttgaatccagatatgcacactattcatatctacaatttgcattataggatttgggccctacattgcatccattgttgagctacatataggcatgtaggatgtgtgtaaatccatagggcactagacattaggagtaacattacaaatggtcattacataacacatctgtatatttcatgcatttctttgtgtaaagtgagtgtacagatgttgaagaaaagccaggaagttaaattaaaaagaaaccttcatgtgccatacaatacaccttgaccatagcctattacaaggggaattccttagtggatgaaatactgcccaactcttcagtagcagattgttTTTACTAGTaggacatgtttcaatcatcaagaggtccaaaaactgaactttagtcgatttgacagtctcataggctcaatacaccaacctagaaatgttctttccgatgaagtttttttcttgattcgtgttcctaaggggtcctagaacaaattcagcttggttgccaaaagttgccgtttgggcaattttgctaatttgcataaatccaaaatggccgccagatgccatcttgaaaacctaacttttgaacccctgtccacaaaatgatgagtaatgactcgttttaggggtttagagatgactaaaactgatttctgtaatcatttttgcaatataaggtcatcttcaggtcaaatccaagatggccgccatatgcaatcttgaaaaattgacttttgttccccttgcccaagaatgacgagtaatacctctacttaggggttttggggtgtgcagaatccatttctgctttctattttgcaatataatgtcatcttcaggtcaaatccaagatggccgccatatgacaccatcttgaaatatcaatttttgaaccctttgcccca is a window encoding:
- the LOC121430868 gene encoding uncharacterized protein LOC121430868, which encodes MQANSSEGPPEGPSKEVVENTRECLLVPEDIIAGIDVYVEGITEAAVGDPPGPSDTKIPDRGGASLESVPKARPGLECASEVEEVVECTLASRSTLKVSVIGGQPVSAVVDTAAEVSIPQPPTLREVVLHAAERDMKMRGTIVGPLSIELGDQMFSEEVYVAPIRDHMLQGLGFLRERKAANHLKDPHMQLGGQRIPLWYSDDPGQQIAQVHVLKRVIVPPNAVKRITGVLDQRLGGFMFNPQGGLQVLVPSSVHRAGDTLECYVINSTDRHLRMTCSEVLGEAEEIKEGEMGPPTVDKGVLQLSVDEGGELPPHLEILILRGITWQIVLAFLDDVIVLGRIFDDHLDNLEEVLGRFAKFGLKLKPKKSVTGIAVPLYRITGKQPYYSGAKQRSSAKNRRLSKAGPHLARWWRMSCLLRGRPQRWEFPLGQAWKIAQYLC